ataatgttgagttggataATGAATTTGACAATCTTGAGGATTTGGGTCCTATTGGGGAGATTCCGGGCGTTGATTCTGGGCGGAGAAGGAAGAGGCTCCGGACTCTTGGGTCGAAGCCTCCTAGGGCTGAAAATTATGAAGCTGGCTCTGGGTCCGGGGCTGGAAAAGGGAATGCTGTTGAATCGGATAGTCCGGATGAAGTTGTTCCGGGGCTGGAGGAAAAGGTGGCTCGCTTCATGGCTGGGATTCCGACTCAATCTCAGTGGAGTAAGATGAATGAGTCCGGATTTGATGCCACAATGAAGGAGTGTTCCCGTCTCTGGGGTCAGGTATTTTCTTTCTGTTCTTGTTTCTTGCTTTTatttgccttagaatatttttctgagctTTTCCATTTTTTGTAGCTTGGTGGGTATATGGCTGGATCAGCTTCTCTGGCCTACAATGAACTGAAAATCTCCCGGAGTACCATTGCTGATAAGGATTCGGAGATTAGTCAGCTCCGGGATCAGATAATTGTAAAAGACAATTCCCTCTCCGGACTGAATAAGCATCTGAATGAAGTGACTATCCGGGCTGATAACTCGGAGAAGGAGGTATCCGACCTAAAATCCGAGTTGGTTGAGCTGCGGAGGCAAATGTCTGCTGTTCGTCCGGAGGCCCAGGTTATTGAAGAATTTAAGAGATCTGAGGAGTATGATAGAGCTCTCGCCAATGCTGGTGCTCCGGAGATAGCTCGATGCTGGTTGGTTGCTGAGAGGCATATCAAGACGAGTCCGGAGGCTGATTGGGATAGTTTCGTATCTGAGTTTATCAAAGCCAAGGAAGATATTGAGCTTGGACTAGGTGAACCGGAGCCGTTCGACGGTCCTTGCCCCAGCTTCCTGCCTCCCCGTGCTCCGGAGTCCTGATCTATATTTGATTTGTAAAACTGCTACTGCTACTGATTTGAGACTTgataatatttggttcttgtaatatttttttttgtacTTTGGCCCGTGCTTGTTTGAGGCCGTTGAATTTGTAATGAATGCTTTCTTTGACGCTATTTTACTTTTCTTCTGTAGTTTGTTTTTGCCTTAGAATATCTTCCCAATTTGAATTTTGCTGTAGTCCTGACTAATcttcttgtccggactagtggagGACTTTTAGATAGAAAATGAATTCTAAGTAAAatttggttgctctagtcctgactaatagcttgtccggactagtgataAGTTGATTGTTCTAGTCCTGACtgatagcttgtccggactagtggttgctttaaGTTAGAatattaattctaagtaaaagttggttgctctagtcctgactaataggtTGTCCGGACTAGTGATAAGTTGATTGTTCTAGTCCTGACtgatagcttgtccggactagtggttgctttaagttagaaaattaattctaagtaaaagttggctgctctagtcctgactaataggtTGTCCGGACTAGTGATAAGTTGATTGTTCTAGTCCTGACtgatagcttgtccggactagtggttgctttaagttagaaaattaattctaagtaaaagttggttgctctagtcctgactaataggtTGTCCGGACTAGTGATAAGTTGATTGTTCTAGTCCTGACtgatagcttgtccggactagtggttgctttaagttagaaaattaattctaagtaaaagttggttgctctagtcctgactaatggcttgtccggactagtggttgcttttggAAAATATTCAAGTTAAAAAGAAAGCTTTTCATTGATCATTCATACAATATAGGAGGAGAAACATTTTGGTTACTTGCCATATTGGCTACAAgtttttggttgctttgtttgctGTACTACTGATAGTATTTCCTTAGCCTTAGTCCATGCCAAGTGTTTGGCACTTCTGATTCATCCATGCTCgagagcttgtaggttcctggcctgaggacttctttgattttgtatggtccttcccatttgggcattaactttccggtgtttgtgggatctgatgcttcagtgtctcgaaggactaggtctccaacttggaagtttttgactcttgACTTCTTACTGAAATGTTCTCTTGTTTTCTCCTTGTACTTCTCCATTCTTACCACAGCTTGGTCCCGGACCTCATCAATTAGTTCCATGTTTGTTTTGAGTCCTTCTTCATTTGCTTCTTCttcaaagtttattgctctgtgGGAAGGAGAGCCTACTTCAATAGGGAGCATTGCTTCTGTTCCATAAgctagtttgaatggagtttctcctgtgcttgtccttgggcttgtcctgtaggaccagagtacgcttggtagttcttctggccacttgcttttgctttctttgagtcttttctcgatacctcggagcaggattctattcgttacttctacttggccatttccttggggatatgccACTGATGATTTTTTGTGCTTAATCCCGCGGTCTTGGAGGTAGGACTCGAACTCTGATCCAATGAATTGAGGTCCATtgtctgatactaggactcgtggtatcccgaacctcatcaaaatgttgtccataaactttatgcaATCTTGCTGATTGATTGTCCTCATTGCTTTTGCTTCAACCCATTTTGTCATGTAATCAATAGAGACTAGTAGGTACCTTAGATCTCCTTTTGCTCGAGGGAatggtcccatgatatcaatacCCCAAACAGCGAAGGGGATAGGTGACAGGACTGAGGATGGTAGGACTGGGCTTATTCGGGATacattgctgaagagttggcaCTCCTTGCACTTCTTGACGAATTGTATCGCATCCTGATGAattgttggccagtagtagccttgtcttatgatcttatgagctagggcttttgcagacatgtggtctccgcatattccttcatgcacttctgccaagcagtactttgcttcttctgggccAATGCACTTCAGGGTAGGAGATGAGAAGGTCCTGCGGTAGAGTACTCCttcttcgaggaagaacttggctgcttttgctttcaatctttgagcttttcctttatcttctgggAGTCCCCCTTTGTCCAAGTAATCTATGAAGGGAGTCATCCAATTTTGAGTGCTTTCTATTTCCAAGACCTCTCCGGATTCAATTGATGGTTTGTGGAGGTCCTCGAAGTAGACTGAGCAGTCTAGGTCTGATGAATTCCGGACTAATTTGGATAGGATAtccgcttcttcattttcttctcggCATATTTGGAGGATTTGGTGGCTTGGTATTGAAGCTAAATAGCTCTGAACCAGTGCTTGGTACTTCGCCAGAGTAGGGTCCTTTGCTATGTATTCTCCGTTTGTTTGTttgaccactatctgggagtcgctgtaaaTTTGTAAGTCTTGGACCCTTAGAGTCCGGGAGAGCTTTAGTCCTGCGATCAGCGCCTCATATTCTGCTTGGTTGTTTGTTGCCGGGAAGTTGAAGGATATAGCTGTCTGAATCTTGAATCCTTCTGGGCTCCTCAGTATGAGTCCGGCTCCTGACCTCTCggttgttgaagaaccatctactTTTAAGGTCCAGGCTCCTGGACTAATTTCCTTTTTTGGCTCCTGATCCATGTCCATTGGTTGTTGGTCTTCTTCTgggaagttgcattcgattatgaaatctgcaagAACTTGAGCTTTGATTGCAGTCCTGGGAATGAAGCTTAGGTTGAACTGGCTCAATTCCACAGCCCAATTAACAAGTCTTCCCGAGATTTCTGGCTTGTGCAGTATTTTTcttagtggttgatttgttacTACTTTGATCTCCCTCCCTtggaagtagtgtctgagttTTCTTGATGCTGTAACCAAAGCAAAGGCAAACTTCTCCAATCTTGGGTATCTTGTTTCTGAATCTTTTAGGACTTGGCTTACGTAGTAGACTGGTTGCTGTGTTCCATTTTCTTCCCTGATCAGGGCAGCTCCTACGGCTTGTGCTCCTGCTGATaagtataagtagagaggctGTTCTGGCTTGgctttagttaggactggtggctgagAGAGGTAAGTTTTGATTTCCTCGAATGCTTTCTGGCACTCTGGGCTCCAGTTTACCTctttcttgttggttgctcctttgagtagatcaaagaaaggtaagcacctctctgctagttttgagacaaatctcctgagtgctgctagtgatcctgctagcttctgcacatctttttgcgtcctgggagctttcatctcctggattgcttttattttctccGGATTGGCTTCTATGCCTCTGCTGCTGATCATGAACCCTAGGAACTTCCCTGCTCCTACTCCGAAGGTGCATTTCTCCGGGTTTAGCTTTagttggttcttccttagatttTCAAAGCATTCCTTCAGATCTTCCAAATGCCCTTGTATAGTTGTTGATTTCgaaatcatgtcatcgacatagcaTTCCAAGTTTCTCCCAatctgggacttgaatatcttattcatggctctttggtaagtggatcctGCGCTGGTAAGGCCGAAGGGTAGCATCACATAAGCGtagactgctctgtgagttatgaatgctgtcttagggatgtccttcgggttcatctttatttggttgtatccggagaaggcgtccatgaaacttagcattacATGTCCTGAGGTGGCATCTATCAGCTGATCAATGTTTGGAAGGGGATAcgggtccttcgggcatgcatTATTTAGGTCAGTGTAGTCCACGCACATTCTCCATTTGCCGTTGGACTTCTTAACCATGACCACGTTAGCTAGCCACTCCGGATATTTGATCtctttgatgattcctgctttgagtagcttttctacttcttcgtcaatggctctctgcctctctggagcaaagtTTCTTCTCTTCTGCTTTACTGGTTTTTTGTtggggttgacatccaagctgtgcattgctatggactcatgtagtcctggcatgtcccttggactccaggcaaaaaCATCTTTATACTCCCGGAGCAGGGAAACTAATCTCTCCTTGAAGGACTCCTCGAGTCCTGACCCAATCCTCACTTTTTTGCCTGAATTGGTTGCATCTACTTCGATTTCTTCTGTTTCGACTGCTGCTTCGATTTTTGCTTGTTCTTTGTTTGAGATCATTTGATGAATCCGAGCTTCAGAGTTCTTCTTTAGATAGTTGTTTGCTTTTTCAGGTTCTTCGGTTGCTTGCATGGTAGGACGAGGTTGGTCTAGGACTCGATTTGTCTTGTCcactaccatgacttggttgcttgccAGTTCTTCTGGACTTGTTTTGCTTGGTTCTTCCCTTGTCCGGGGTCTGTGCTTCTTCGTGCTTTGTTGCTTGCGAAGGACCGTAGCCTTCCTCTTGTTATCTTGATGGGTTTCTGCCATAACTAACCCCTGGTTGTAGCATGTTTCAGCAACTCCGTAATCTCCTTTAATCTCCCCGACTCCCGTCGGGGTTGGGAACTTAatcttgagatgggagattgaagttattgcttgcatcatGGTCAGAGCTGATCTGCCAATAATTCCGTTGTATGAGGAAGGAGCGTTGATCACATAAAATTTGATGACATGAGTCGCTTGGTTAGGAGCAGATCCAAAGATGACTGGCAGATAcaaagttccttggatcgggactaagttgtggccgaagccatagagtgggtcttctcgacattcatttgagcggacgctccctaactgcattctatccactgtgtgcttgaatagaatatttactgaggagccattgtctatgagcattcttcttacttcattatcaaagatgtccagagtgacaaccaaagctgcattgtgatgagggttgactccttcatagtccttgctgctgaaggatatcaccaggTCTGGGAGCGATTGGATTGAGAGTACTTCTTCGCCGAAGCCCG
This sequence is a window from Apium graveolens cultivar Ventura chromosome 9, ASM990537v1, whole genome shotgun sequence. Protein-coding genes within it:
- the LOC141687164 gene encoding uncharacterized protein LOC141687164; translated protein: MSSSAYSDALKGLGKAFKLPKKNAVTGSGSNASVEEGSQSNAVPNPEPEVHVNQSTPENNVELDNEFDNLEDLGPIGEIPGVDSGRRRKRLRTLGSKPPRAENYEAGSGSGAGKGNAVESDSPDEVVPGLEEKVARFMAGIPTQSQWSKMNESGFDATMKECSRLWGQLGGYMAGSASLAYNELKISRSTIADKDSEISQLRDQIIVKDNSLSGLNKHLNEVTIRADNSEKEVSDLKSELVELRRQMSAVRPEAQVIEEFKRSEEYDRALANAGAPEIARCWLVAERHIKTSPEADWDSFVSEFIKAKEDIELGLGEPEPFDGPCPSFLPPRAPES